The following nucleotide sequence is from Candidatus Krumholzibacteriia bacterium.
CGCCTCGAGCCGATCGACCACCGCAGAGTGCAGCGCGCGCTCCGCTTCGTCGGTGAAGGCGCCGGGGTCGAAGGCGGCACCGGCCGCGGTCCCCCCGGTACTCCGCCAGCGCTCCCATCGGATCGCGGCCGTCTCCCGCAGCGCGGCCGCGCGGGCCGGCCCCTCGAGCGCTTCCTCGGCGAGTCGGTCTTCCTTCACCAGGATGTTCCGGCACCGCTTCGCTCCGTCGAGCAGACGTCCGAAGGCCTCCGACTCCCTGAGGCCCGCGAGGGCACGCGCCGCGCGGACGTTCTCGACCGGGTCGAGGTCGGAGACCGAGAGCACTCCACGCACGATCTCGGCCGGCAGGTCCGACAGCACGGTCTCGAGGCGTCCCCAGAAGAGGTCGACGACGATCCGCGCGGCTTCGTCTCGGCCCACCTCGCGCTCGGGATGGGCCGACAGAGCGCGGTCGCTCCACTCCTCCACCCGCAGGTTCCAGCCCCGGTCCTGAAGGATCCGGATCACGGCGAGAGCCTGCCGCCGCAGGGCGTAGGGATCCTGTCCACCCGTCGGCGCGAAGCCGGCGAGGACGCAGCCAGCGATGCTGTCGAGGCGGTCGGCCACGGCGATCAGGGTCCCGATCGGTCCCTCGGGCAGGCGATCGGTCGCCGAGCGCGGGAACAGGTGCTCGCGGATGGCGTCGGCGACCTCGACGGGCTCGTCGGCCTCGAGCGCGTAGTACCGCCCGATCGTCCCCTGCAGCCGGGTGAACTCCTTGCCGTCGCGGATCATCTCGGTGGCGAGGTCGGTCTTGCACAGACGGGCGCCACGACGCAGCAGTTCGGCGTCGACGTCCACGCCGATCTCGGCGGCCAGGTCCACCGCCAGGCGGGACACACGCTCGCACTTGTCGCGGATGCTCCCGAAACCCTCCAGCCAGACGACGCGTCCCAGGCGATCGACCTTGTCGTCGCTGCTCAGGGCCCGGTCCTCGTTCCAGTAGAACAGGGCGTCGTCGAGCCGCGCGCGCAGCACGCGCTCGTTGCCCTCGGCCACGTTGTCGAGTCCGCGATCGCCGCCGTCGCGGAAGGTGATGAAGTTCGGCAGCAGGGATCCGTCCTCGCGCTCCACGCTGAAGTAGCGCTGGTGGCTGCGCATGGCGGTCACGATCACCTCGGGCGGCAACTGCTCGACGCGCTCGGTCTGGATCGAGCCCAGGACGGCTGTGGGGTGCTCGACGAGATGCGTGACCTCGTCGAGCAGGTCCTCGGCCTCGTGCAGGCGTCCCCCGGCTTCGGCGGCCACGCGCCGGGCCTCGGTGTCGATCGTCGACCGACGCACCCGCGGATCCACGATCACACCGGCGGTCTCGAGCGCTCGCTCGTACACACCGGGCTCGTCGAGCTCCACCGGATCGGGGGCGAGGGTCCGATGTCCGCGACTCACGCGATCGGCCTCCAGGTGGGCCAGCCGCAACGGTACGACCTCGCTCCCCAACAGACACACCAACCAACGGATCGGCCGTGCGTAGCGCAGTTCGTCGCCCGGGATCCAGCGCATGGTCTTGGGGAAGCCGAGCTGCACGAGCTCGCGCAGGTCCAGCTGTTCGAGCAGGAGATCGCGGGTGCGCGCTCCCCCGGTGGTGACCTCTGCCGCGATCCGCTCGCCCTTGTCGGTGTCGACGCGTTGCAGCTCGCTCGGATCGATCCCCGCACTGCGCGCGAAACCGATCGCGGCCTTGGTGGGGTTGCCGTCGGCGTCGAAGGCGGCTCGGACCGGAGGACCGGTTCGCGTCTCGGTGCGGCGCGGCTGCTCCAGCTCGACG
It contains:
- the glyS gene encoding glycine--tRNA ligase subunit beta, translating into MARADLLLEIGSEELPAGYVGPALDELRRRLESFLTDHGLDFERDRTATFATPRRLTVRVHGVELEQPRRTETRTGPPVRAAFDADGNPTKAAIGFARSAGIDPSELQRVDTDKGERIAAEVTTGGARTRDLLLEQLDLRELVQLGFPKTMRWIPGDELRYARPIRWLVCLLGSEVVPLRLAHLEADRVSRGHRTLAPDPVELDEPGVYERALETAGVIVDPRVRRSTIDTEARRVAAEAGGRLHEAEDLLDEVTHLVEHPTAVLGSIQTERVEQLPPEVIVTAMRSHQRYFSVEREDGSLLPNFITFRDGGDRGLDNVAEGNERVLRARLDDALFYWNEDRALSSDDKVDRLGRVVWLEGFGSIRDKCERVSRLAVDLAAEIGVDVDAELLRRGARLCKTDLATEMIRDGKEFTRLQGTIGRYYALEADEPVEVADAIREHLFPRSATDRLPEGPIGTLIAVADRLDSIAGCVLAGFAPTGGQDPYALRRQALAVIRILQDRGWNLRVEEWSDRALSAHPEREVGRDEAARIVVDLFWGRLETVLSDLPAEIVRGVLSVSDLDPVENVRAARALAGLRESEAFGRLLDGAKRCRNILVKEDRLAEEALEGPARAAALRETAAIRWERWRSTGGTAAGAAFDPGAFTDEAERALHSAVVDRLEA